A genomic stretch from Calonectris borealis chromosome 6, bCalBor7.hap1.2, whole genome shotgun sequence includes:
- the MPP4 gene encoding LOW QUALITY PROTEIN: MAGUK p55 subfamily member 4 (The sequence of the model RefSeq protein was modified relative to this genomic sequence to represent the inferred CDS: substituted 1 base at 1 genomic stop codon): MEVPTVCSQDNGISHVLTLVLQELSLLCKRDVNGVGMLYDLLRSRWLQALLKIYECLQHYLGKRPVPVTLQARALTREVVELLREAPQSGEIKELRRLLRAPHLKALLSAHDTVAQKDFEPTLPPLPDNIPENEEAMRIVCLVKNNQPLGATIKRHEITGDITVARVIHGGLADRSGLLYAGDKLVEVNGVPIEGLEPEQVINILALSQGTIMFKLIPVSDRPVSNQTTLYVRAMADYWPLQDPAIPCADAGLPFKKGEILQIVDQNDALWWQARKVSDLSACAGLIPSNHLLKRKQREFWWSQPFQPHLCLKSSMXEEEFGEFGQRVFIAGFRRSMRLCRRKSRTNQQSCYARCPSSCYSTLAAPYEEVVRYQRHPADRNRLIILVGPAGVGVNELRRRLIASNPREFQSAVPHTTRVQKSYEMNGREYHYVSKETFENMVYSHRMLEYGEYKGYLYGTSIDAVRTVLDEGKICVIDLEPQGIQVARTHELKPYIIFIKPSSISCMRQTRKNARIITDYYVNMKFKEEDLQEMEDSAKKMEAQFGQFFDQVIVNDNLQEASAQLLSAVHRAQDEPQWVPAIWICSDTQP; this comes from the exons ATGGAGGTGCCAACAGTCTGCAGTCAAGATAATG GTATATCTCATGTTCTGACTCTAGTGCTACAAGAACTGAGTTTGCTCTGTAAAAGAGATGTCAATGGCGTTGGCATGTTATATGACCTGCTCAGATCCCGCTGGCTGCAAGCACTTTTAAAG ATTTATGAATGCCTCCAACACTACCTTGGAAAAAGACCAGTTCCTGTCACGCTGCAGGCACGTGCATTGACTCGTGAG GTGGTAGAGTTACTGCGTGAGGCCCCTCAGTCTGGAGAGATCAAAGAGCTAAGACGACTACTGCGAGCTCCACACttaaag GCCTTGCTATCTGCTCATGATACTGTGGCCCAGAAAGATTTTGAACCAACCCTTCCACCACTGCCAGACAACATACCTGAAAATGAGGAAGCTATGAGGATTGTCTGCTTAGTGAAAAACAACCAGCCTCTG GGTGCCACCATTAAACGCCATGAGATAACAGGTGACATAACGGTTGCCCGTGTGATCCATGGTGGGCTAGCAGACAGAAGTG GGTTGCTGTATGCTGGAGACAAACTGGTGGAAGTAAATGGAGTTCCTATTGAGGGACTTGAGCCTGAGCAAGTTATTAATATTCTG GCCCTGTCTCAGGGGACAATTATGTTCAAATTAATTCCAGTTTCTGATCGGCCTGTCAGCAACCAAACAACA CTCTACGTGCGAGCAATGGCAGATTACTGGCCCTTGCAAGATCCTGCCATACCATGCGCTGATGCAGGTTTGCCGTTTAAGAAGGGTGAAATACTCCAGATTGTGGACCAGAATGATGCTCTCTGGTGGCAGGCCAGGAAAGTTTCAGATCTCAGTGCCTGTGCTGGACTTATACCCTCAAACCATCTTCTTAAAAG GAAGCAGCGAGAATTCTGGTGGTCTCAGCCTTTCCAGCCCCATCTCTGTCTCAAATCATCAATGT AAGAGGAAGAATTTGGTGAATTTGGTCAACGAGTCTTTATTG CTGGGTTCCGTAGAAGTATGCGCCTGTGTCGCAGGAAGTCCCGGACCAACCAGCAGTCATGTTATGCTCGGTGCCCCAGCAGCTGTTACAGCACTCTTGCAGCTCCATATGAAGAGGTGGTTAGGTACCAGCGGCACCCAGCAGACCGGAACAGACTAATTATACTAGTGG GTCCTGCAGGAGTTGGTGTGAATGAGCTAAGGCGAAGGCTTATTGCAAGTAACCCACGAGAATTTCAAAGTGCCGTACCTC ACACCACCCGGGTTCAGAAGAGTTATGAAATGAATGGCCGTGAATATCACTATGTATCAAAGGAAACTTTTGAAAACATGGTGTACAGCCACAG AATGCTGGAATATGGGGAATACAAAGGGTACCTGTATGGTACCAGTATTGATGCAGTGCGAACAGTCCTCGACGAAGGCAAGATCTGTGTAATCGATTTAGAACCACAG GGCATACAAGTAGCCCGGACTCATGAATTAAAGCCCTACATTATATTCATCAAGCCATCCAGCATAAGCTGCATGAGGCAGACTCGTAAAAATGCCAGGATCATTACGGATTATTATGTGAACATGAAATTCAAG GAAGAAGATTTACAGGAGATGGAAGATTCAGCTAAGAAAATGGAAGCTCAGTTTGGTCAATTCTTTGATCAAGTGATTGTGAATGACAACTTGCAAGAAGCATCTGCGCAGCTGCTGTCTGCAGTCCATCGTGCACAGGACGAGCCCCAGTGGGTCCCTGCAATATGGATATGCTCAGACACTCAGCCCTAA